One window of Thermodesulfobacteriota bacterium genomic DNA carries:
- a CDS encoding tripartite tricarboxylate transporter substrate binding protein codes for MRTKRSTNGRTAIVASLFLAAALLAAGTVPAAADVWPEKPVELINPFAAGAAADIQARKLAEIVSRDLGQPMVVRNVTGAGGSIAYNEVNRAKPDGYTLVWYSGAINTLAARKQIQYDYTAFVPIAGVGIETVCIAVAKDAPWKDFKEFIAYAKANPGKITIGNSGMGSVTHMVPLAMASKAKAQVVHVPFGSGLAVASVMGGKIQASSQHPAEVFSQVKAGEVRILAVSSAKRINIWPDVPTMAESGVDLEFDQWRGIAAPKGTPKQVVDKLSPIVKKAIESREWIEFASSLGTTPRYQDPAVFGDFVAKMDKETREIMEESGLLKK; via the coding sequence ATGAGAACGAAGCGTTCGACGAACGGCAGGACCGCGATCGTTGCATCCCTGTTCCTCGCCGCGGCGCTGCTCGCCGCGGGGACCGTCCCGGCGGCGGCCGACGTGTGGCCCGAGAAGCCGGTGGAACTGATCAACCCGTTCGCCGCCGGCGCGGCGGCCGACATCCAGGCGCGCAAGCTGGCGGAGATCGTTTCCCGCGACCTGGGGCAGCCCATGGTCGTGCGCAACGTCACCGGCGCGGGCGGCTCCATCGCCTACAACGAAGTGAACCGCGCAAAGCCCGACGGCTACACCCTGGTCTGGTACTCCGGCGCCATCAACACCCTCGCGGCCCGCAAGCAGATCCAGTACGATTACACCGCGTTCGTGCCCATCGCGGGGGTCGGCATCGAGACCGTGTGCATCGCCGTCGCCAAGGACGCCCCCTGGAAGGACTTCAAGGAATTCATCGCCTACGCCAAGGCCAACCCCGGCAAGATCACGATCGGGAACTCGGGGATGGGCAGCGTCACCCACATGGTGCCGCTGGCGATGGCTTCCAAGGCCAAGGCGCAGGTCGTCCACGTCCCGTTCGGCAGCGGCCTGGCGGTGGCTTCCGTGATGGGAGGCAAGATCCAGGCGTCCAGCCAGCACCCCGCGGAAGTCTTCAGCCAGGTGAAGGCCGGCGAAGTGCGCATCCTCGCCGTCAGCAGCGCGAAGCGGATCAACATCTGGCCCGACGTGCCGACGATGGCCGAGTCCGGTGTCGACCTCGAGTTCGACCAGTGGAGGGGGATCGCCGCCCCCAAGGGGACGCCGAAGCAGGTCGTCGACAAGCTGTCCCCCATCGTGAAGAAGGCGATCGAGAGCAGGGAATGGATCGAGTTCGCCTCCTCCCTGGGCACCACCCCGCGGTACCAGGACCCGGCCGTCTTCGGCGATTTCGTCGCGAAGATGGACAAGGAGACCCGGGAGATCATGGAGGAGTCGGGGCTGCTGAAGAAGTAG
- a CDS encoding tripartite tricarboxylate transporter TctB family protein, producing MQHREDIASSVVVVLFGAAFLIYASRYPVDSPASPGPGVFPRIAGGFVVLLGSWQLVHALWKWKRRAKPASLPEGGGPGAAGGRASLLLIAAFVLYILGIRYLGFFVSTFLFAVCVSRLSGKAGLWKPVLLSAGLCLFCYLVFVGWLKISFPSGLLF from the coding sequence ATGCAGCATCGGGAAGACATCGCGAGCAGCGTCGTCGTGGTCCTGTTCGGGGCCGCGTTCCTGATCTACGCCTCGCGGTATCCCGTGGACTCGCCGGCGTCCCCCGGGCCGGGGGTGTTCCCGAGGATCGCGGGAGGGTTCGTGGTCCTCCTCGGCTCCTGGCAGCTTGTCCACGCCCTCTGGAAATGGAAGCGGCGGGCGAAACCGGCTTCCCTCCCGGAAGGCGGCGGACCGGGAGCGGCAGGCGGCAGGGCGTCGCTCCTGCTGATCGCGGCGTTCGTCCTGTATATCCTCGGCATCCGGTATCTCGGCTTTTTCGTCTCCACCTTCCTCTTCGCCGTCTGCGTCAGCCGTCTCTCCGGAAAAGCGGGCCTGTGGAAGCCGGTCCTCCTTTCCGCGGGGCTCTGCCTGTTCTGCTACCTCGTGTTCGTGGGCTGGCTGAAGATCTCCTTCCCAAGCGGGCTGCTGTTTTAA